CTTCTGGGGCTCAGCGTAAACCTGGCctggctgctcccagggctgggctcTCCTGGGCGGTGACGTTCTCTGCCTGCGGTGGGAAGAGCCCATGCAGATGATCCTCTGTGGCTAGCACTGGAGGCAGAACTGGCCAACCGCTGGTCTCTGCCCGCTGCGCTGACTCTTAGGGTGACACTTGGACGAAGCTTGCTGGCCCTCCCAGCCGCAAGGGAAATGCAGTGTGTGCGGCCACCTAAAGGAGAGAcgggggcggggcttccccctctcttctccccGCCTCCGTCCCCCCAAGAGCAGCGTGGGACCCAGTGGATCAGGCTCAGGAAGTTGAGACCTTAACCCCTAGCGAGCCGGAGAGCTCCCTTTGTAACCTGCTGCATGGCCTTGTTCTGCTCTCTGCTGAGCTCCCGGTGGCTCTGCACTGCAGCGTCGAGGTCTAAGCTGCGGTCCCCCAGACGGGCGACGCTTCGGCTCACTGCAGAGCTCCCGCTCTGGGACTTGAgtggaaagggggagggatgCCTGTTCCTGCTGCTCATGGGCCTCGGTCGCTGTGTTTCTAGGGACTGAGCAGCTGGTGCAGGGAATGAGCCCGATCTCTGGCTCACTCGCTCAGCTGCTCGGCTTTACACACAGCTGACGTGTCCGGTCACGGGGCTGTCCCTGCTCGCAGCCTCGCTTCGTGGGGAGCCGAACTCTCACCGGCTGTTTGTCCTGTTTGACTCCCCAGTGACAGCCCCGATGCGGTGGAGCCGATCGCCAGCCTCCCCGGACAGGCCAGGTAGGAGTCTGTGGCTAGTGGTGCTCTGCAATCCGGACGGGGCTCCCTGCCATGTGCCTTATCTCAAGGGACGGGGCCTGCGACTGccaggctccaggctgctggggtcagggtGGGGAGTTCTTATTGGCCATTCTGTGTCCTCCATCTTGTTCTAGCCAAGGACAGCGGAGCCCCCACTGCCTCCATGCTGGGGATGCGCATGGGGACATAGGAGAGGGTGAACTGAGAATATGCCTCCAACTGTGAGCATGCACTGgggcactatgggatagctaccaggcattcccataatgcaccagttaattccagcagcagcaggcgtCCCCTTTCATTGGCCCTGGCCGGGCCGTGGATGTCACCAGGCTACAGGCTGCCATTGTTGTCAGCAGTGCACTGGCCTGGTTTTCCTGGCCCTTGTGGAGGGAGATGTCGTCCTTGAGAAGTGAGCAGTGGGAGgcgggagctggggtggggtttttAGAATAAAATCTGCCCGTTTAAGTCTTGGGGGTCTGGGTCTGAACAAGGGCAGTGCCTTCTGCCCCATCATGTCCAGGGCCTTGCTGCCAGCAGCGATGCACCTGGGCCTGCTGTTGGGCTTGGGGAATTGGTCCCGCTCACTGTCAGGGCGGAGGGCGACCCTCTGCGATCCCCCCCTCTGTGGGGTGGTGGCTCCCACACACGCCCTCCATGCATTTCCTGGCACCTCTGGTCCTGCCTCCACAGCCGAAGCCATGTAGAGCTGAGCCGCCATTGTGAGACTGGGCAGGGCCTTCTAATGAATGAGGAGATAATGGCGTGTCCAAGGGCAGAGCCCTCGCCCTGCTGAGGTGACTGGGCCGGGCTGAGCCTATCAGGGCCCTGGGCTCGTCCCAGGCAGCAGATAGAACGCCAGCCAGCCTTGCCCACTGCCCCTTGGGAACCCCAGATAAGGCGCCAGGTTGCTCCTCCCACGGGTGCTTCCAGGATCTCCAGCAGGCATCTGCTCTGGCTGAATGCTCAGCTGCCTGGGACGGAAACCTGCCCTGCCCCCGTTCAGGCAACAAGGACAGGGTAAAAGTCCCTGAGTGTTGGCCTTGTCCCTTGGCCAGGccggtgctggggggagggggcatggagcATTCACCTGGGACTCCCCCCAATCCAGGCACCTCCACGCAATAGCACGGGGTGGGCAGGAACGGCCATGGCAGTGAAAGGGGTAAACGCCCCCTAGGACGGGAGAGTcagcactgagctgcctgcactaCCCTCTGTGCTTCCCGGGAGCCTGCTTGGGGCTCTGTGGGCAGGGAGGAGAACCGCGGCTCTCCCTGTGCTGGGTGCCAGGAGTTCCCTGTTGGATGGCGTGGGGAGAGGCCCAGTCCCCGGCAGTGCCAGAGGGTTGGCTACACAGGCCTTCCCGGGAGACAGGGGACTTGGCCTTGGCATTGAGGAGGGTTAATGATGGGCGGGGCCACGCCTGGCTAGTCGCAGCCCCTTGGGCCATGTGGGGGCTCCTTCTCTGGGATCCTTGTTGCTTCACAGCTGTGCTACCCCAGGAAAGCCCTGCTACGGGACACTGGTCTGGCACCCGGGCAGCCTGTGGGTAGCCAGCCTGCAAAGCAGTGCCTGGCCTGCCGAGGGGCTGCGTGCACTGACCCAGCTCGGAGCCCTGGCTGATTTAGGGGGTGGAGGAGCACCGGGGTGGCCTCCAGCACCACCCCTACACCTGTGTTCTTCTAGGTATGGAGTCAACAAGCTGGAGGGGATGCTCCGCCCCCTGGTGGACGAGGGGCTGAAGTGCGTGTTGATCTTTGGCGTCCCCACTAAAGTCCCCAAGGTTGGTGGGGGTGAAGGGTTATGGGGTGTTTAATGCAGTGGCACAGGtagaactgggggtggggtgaggggttaTGGGGTGTTTAATGCAGTGGCACAGGTAGAACGGGGGGTTGGGGGTGAAGGGTTATGGGGTGTTTAATGCAGTGGCACAGGTAGAACGGGGGATTGGGGTGAAGGGTTTTGCGGTGTTTAATGCAGAGGCACAGGTAGAACGGGGGGTTGGGGGTGAAGGGTTATGGGGTGTTTAATGGAGTGGCACAGGTAGAATGGGGCGGGGGCAGATCAGGTGGGAGGTTCATAGTTACCAGCTTTATCCTTCAGCTGCATTTTCACTTGTTGTCTGAGATCTTGGGCCCTGGCTGCTAAGCAGGGTAGAGAGAGGACagcacttggatgggagacctccacTGACCATGCCAAGTGATATGGGTGGCTGTGGAGCCCGGTGTCCTtggtcagtgctgaccccagtgcccAGCATGGTGCTATAGGTGCTGCGCTGCAGGGGGAGGTGCAGGTGACTCAGGAGGGGGCGCTCACCCGTAGTCAGTGTTGACCCCTGGGTGGCACTAGGGGGCAGTactgtgctgtggggagcagggtggaTGGCTCAATGGGGCACATGCTCTGCATCAGTCACTGCTGACCCCCCCCCTCCAGGGGCCTGGGGGAGCTGCTGTCGTTGGGATGAGATGTAAATCCACATCTGATCCCTTGCTGTTCCAAAAACTCCCTGAGCCCTTTCTAGCCTCCAGTTTCAACAGGATGTGGGCCCCTCCTTCCTACCCCCTCAGCTGTGTGCAGAGTGGCTGCGCCTTCGTGCCCCTGTGGGTCTGTGCTGGGCGAGGGGACCCTGCAGGGAGGTGAGGTTCTTTGGGGCGCAGGGTGCCCGTTGGCCCTGTGGATTTACCGGGGAGCATCTATTCCCCCTGCAGGATGAAAGGGGCTCGGCTGCCGATGTTGAGAACACCCCAGCCATCCAGGCCATAAAGAAGATCCGttcctccttcccagagctgctGATTGCCTGTGACGTCTGCCTGTGCCCCTATACCTCTCACGGGCACTGCGgtgagcaccagggcagccaccccccccccccccccccccctacattAATCGACAGCCACGAGAGGAGCCAGGCTGCCGGCGGGGAGCGGAGGAAGTGCCGCACTGGCGTGTGCTCAGCTAGTGGGGAtgtgccctgccccctggccgcACGTAACTCCGTGGTGCGATGTGCCGGCTCAGGGGCCAGCCTGCATGGGGCTTGGGGACCTTAGCGGGGAAGGCAGAATTAGATCAAAGGCTGCAGTGACTGAGCAATGCACGGCCGGCCGCTCCATTCGCCTCATACGTGGTCCCACAGCCAGCTGTGAGAGTTAGTTCCCTGgggtctgcctgcctgccagggccctccccccccagcacgaCAACTGGCCCCCTCCTTtgtcctgaccctgctccctcaGCGGTTGGGATGGACGCACCACCTCCAGCCAGCAGGGCTTTGATCTCACTCCCAGGCTGTGCCGAACCCCTCACCAGATTTCAGCCATCTCCAGGAACCTGCTCCCCCCGCCTAGTCACACCCTGCAAtcctgcagagctgggtgtggtgtgcaggctgcctcccctctccagcgccccctgctgctgggctgggctcctgTGGGGAGGGGCGCTGGGTAGTTCTGGCTGGTACTCTGTGCTCCCAGTCTAACCCTGGGCTTGCCTTGCAGGGATCCTGCGGAAGGATGGCACCATCCAGAACGAGGCCAGCTGCCAGCGGCTGGCAGAAGTGTCGCTAGCCTATGCCAAGGCAGGTGAGAGGGGTTCCTAGCAGCAGCAGGTTCTTGCTGGCTGCCTGGCTTCGCCCTGCTTGTTGGCCCCACCAGGAACATATCTGAGCAATGCTGAGGGGGGCAGCAGCCGCTGGCCTCTCCTTGAGGGGCTGTGGGCCCATCCCATCTCCGCTGGCTCTGCCTGCAGCTGGTGGGACGCTGGGGTGTCTGACCCAGTTGCTCTCCTCCAGCAGGTTCTGACATGCGGTCCCCAGCCAAACTGAGCAGAGGCTCAGTggctctcctccccagccaggtCCTGGcactcctggctgctgggacatCAATTTTGAGTCCCCCCAGGCCGGGAGTGGCTCCGGGGACAGGGACTGCTCCTTGCAGTTCTTCAGCGCCCGTGCTCTCTCCCTGCAGGATGCCACATCGTGGCCCCCTCGGACATGATGGACGGACGCGTCGCAGCCATGAAAGAGGCTCTGATCTCCAATAACATGGGCAACAaggtgggcaggggcagcacacgcgCTGTGGTCAGTCTGGGCTCAGTATAGAGCAGTGTCACAGCTGGAGCTGTATGCATGGTGGAGGGGAGATGATGGGGAACAGGGCCTGCGGAGAAGGAGCTCCCTGCTTCCCACAGTGGTAGGCCAGGGGGTCCGATGATAGCTTCCATGGGGCCACAGGGAGGAGCTTCCAGGCCCCAGCAGGTATAGATGGGAAGGGCGTGCCcatggatggggaggaggggtaatGCCAAGGCTCCTGACTCGGGCAGTTGGAAAACatagttgtcacggagtattgggggactcagggccctgcacccccggcttcctgtgattcaccatgactctcagccagccagtaaagcagaaggtttatttggatgacaggaatacagtccaagacaggtcttgcaggcacagacaacagggcccccctcagttaggtccagcttggggtcccagggcatcccagcccacccccctttggggggtcagagccatctctgcctcccagccatctctccagcccgcttccagcactctgccttcagcgacccctcccaccgcctttgttcagtctcccgggccaAGGtttcacctggcctccaaccccttcctgggttctcatgttacacactcaggtattcgccctcgggcagactcccatcctccaatgcagactatcccagccacactcccctgtcagcattcacagaccacagtaagaacaggcccagttcgtcacaataGTACAAGGGGATCGCAGCAGAGAATTTCTCCCACACCTCCATGCTGGGCCGGGAGGCAACTGATCTCCCTGCCATGTCTCTCCCGCCCCCTGCAGGTCTCTGTGATGAGCTACAGCGCCAAGTTTGCTTCCTGTTTCTATGGCCCTTTCAGGTGAGTGTCTCCCAAGGCAGGGGTGAGCGTGAGCCAGGCTCTGTGCCTGACCCCAAAGAGTTCGTGCTTGGCGTGCAGAGCTGAGCAATTCCAACGTAGAACTCCGGAGCACTGAGCTCTGGGTCTGGGATTCTCACTAACTTGCACTgagctttgtgcctcagtttcctcatctgtaaaatggagaatatAGCTCCTtctccagggaagggatggggagggcaggCTAGTATTTGCTCCCACACAGGGATTTTCATCTGTCCCTCAGAGTATAGCTCTGCAGAGATTCACTCTTCCTCCTGCCAAGCTTGGAGATGacttctgctcccagctggctTCAGCTCTGTTTCTTGTCAGTGCTCTCAGCCCTGCGAGCTTCTTCTCAAGCAGGGCcacctggggcaggagggagagtgtGGAGTCGACTGGAACTGCTGTGGAACTGCACAGAGCCCTTCTCACCCCAGAGAGGGAGTGTTGGGGATGGTCCCAACCCCCTGGGCTGGCAGGTCTATTGCCTGGGCTGAGCTCTGGCTCAGAAAAGTGGGGAGAGGTGGGTGTGATGGATTCGGTcccagagacccccttgggactgtcacctgatgtgctgagactacctctgagcccattttccctgccagcttgagactccagaaccctgtcttgttgagccagacgcGCTAGCCAGCTGCAAACACAGGCCCAGGTCTGGttcacgcccccaaagctgcagactttaaccaaaaactgctcagcaggtcacctatctccagcacccagacacccagctcccaatgggatccaaaccccaaataaatccgtttaactctgtataaagcttatacagggtaaactcataaattgtccaccctctataacactgctagagagatacgcacagctgtttgctctcccagatattaatcacttactctgggtttatcaataaacaaaagtgattttatttagtataaaaagtaggattgaagtggttccaagtaataacagacagaacaaagtaagtcaccaagcaaaataaaacaaaacacgcaagtctaagcctagtgcatttaagaaactgtttacaggtaatatctcaccctcagagacgtTCCAATAAGCTTGTTTCACAGCCCCAGGGAGTGTGAGgcaaaaagtttggagaccactgccctagggGAGCTGGGGTGAGGGACTGTGTCACTGCCGCCTGTGTGCtcgctggggtggggctgtgtcacagatccacaggatcaGTGCCATGCTCCAGCTTTGGAACAGCCTCTAGGAGGAACCCCGGCTGTGTGCCAGCACTGCTGGGGTCTCATTCTTCCTCCAGGGTAGGCCACATGGCCTCACCACCTCCTTAGACTGGACCTCTGAGCCGTCCGCTCCCCTGCTTCACAGCGGGAGCTGTGCCCAGCGAGTCCAGCTGAGACTCATGGCACGCTCGGCAGGGATTAACGCACCTCTGTGAGTGTTTGCAGGCACactcagggcacgtctacacttaaaacgctgcattggtgcagctgcactgctatagTGCTTTCATGAAGAcgctctaagctgatgggagagagattTCCCATTGGcttagttaatccatctcccctaGAGGCGATAGCTACGTCAccaggagaagttctcccaccgacatagcgctggcTACATGGGGGGTTACGTCGGTGGTATTATGCCGCTCAGAGGATGGATTTttcagttataccaatatagatCTGTAGTGTGGACCAGACCTCAGACAGCGCTGTCAAATCAGTCGGGTTTATTAGTCAGCTGGAACTCAGCATGGGAAGTCCTTAGGTTGGCAGAGAAAACTGAAGGTTAAAGCACAGACCATTctggtcagcccagagcccagccaggctgTAGTGAACCCCACTGCCCaagctctgtctgtctccatccaACTTCCTTGGTCAGTTCCTAGGTGTGGGCCCTgactccttccagcagccaactcttatcccccacctcccagtcctttgttctccagctgagAGAGGGAAAATCTACCTCCCTGCTAGGTGTCAGTCCTGTTgattggatttgccattgtcCTCAGGCCAGTCCTTTTTAATGACCCAtgctgctgtaagatcgctcCAGTAGCCTGGTTATGCCGatcgatgggagagagctcttctgtcagcataataaaaccaggTCAATGAGTGGCGGCTCTACTGTGTCGTCAGGAGAGGCTTTCCCACCGACAGCGCTGTGCACACGagtgcttatgccagcaaaacgtatgtcactcggggggtgcatttttcacacccctgagcgacagacGTTTTGCCGacgtaagtgctagtgtagacgtggcctgagAGTTCACAGCCGTGCAGGTGCACCACTGTAcgctctctaatgtagctgctTTCAATCGACGGGCGAGAGCTCTTCCCTCGCTGAACTACTCCAGCCCCGCGAGCAGTACGACATAGCTCTGTCCACACCCGCGCgtctgtcggtgtaacttatgttgctctgtggggtggtttattcacatccctgaggcctggtctacactggagggggatcgatctaagttacacaattaataatgtagctgaagtcgccgtacttagatctactcaccgcggtgtcttcactgcagtgagtcgactgctgccgctcccccgtcgacgccgcctgcgcctctcactccggtggagtaccggagtcgacgggagagcgtttgggggtcgatttatcgtgtctagactagacgcgataaatcgacccccgctggatcgatcgctgcctgccgatcccgCAGGTGGCGTAGACAAGCCTTGAGTGATGTACATTTtgccgacataagctgtagtgcaGACAGAGCGTCAGCCAGCCAGGCGATATTCACACCTATGTCtcttagcctgccctgagagcaaactgCTCCCCACCCTCCTCAACTGGGCAGCCTTGCGAAATACAAGGGAAACTGACGCACACACAGGCTACATAAACATATTACAAAcgttcccactttgtcacaggccGCCAGGCCTCACTGGGGGCAGAGTTCTCACTGGTGGGCTCGTGGCTCTTGGGGCGGCTCAGCGAGCCGCTGCCTCCTGAATTGGGAGAAGGATGGGATGCTACTaaggcccctccttccccctgctttGCTCCACCCCAGCAAGGGGTCACTCCGGTAGGTCGCCTGGTGCCTGGGCTCTCCTGGGAGGGGGGCGCTGGTTCCTGGGAATTCTCTGAGGCCAGACTGATGTTTTACTGCCTGGTATCTCCTTCGTCTTACCAGAGACGCTGCGCTGTCCAAACCTGCGTTCGGAGACCGACGATGTTACCAGCTTCCCCCGGGCGCCCGGGGCCTGGCCCTGCGAGCTGTGGTGAGTGAGCCTGCCCACAGGAGCACCACCCATgggcccacagcccagctgccctAGGTAGTAGGTGTTGGTGTCACAGTAATGTCCGGCAGCAGAGTGAATCCTGCATGGCTAGGTGCCAAGAGCCACCCTCTCCTCCAGGCTGATCcgggggctgagtggggaggtGGGTCTGTCCTCCTCTCCGAGACCTGACCTCTTTCCATGACAGGAATGGGCGTCGCGGTGTGGCAGATCCTCGGGACCCCAGGCCTGTTGTACCTGCCCTGGGACAACCtgggcagtggcagagcaagcTTGTCCCACCGGTTAGACCCCCACCTCACCTGGAGGGTCgcccctggggggggcagtcctGGCCCAGGGAAGCAGTCCCACGGTACTGTGAGGTGGGAGCAGCCAGGAGTGGCACTGGCTGGAACAATTGAGGATCTCCTGCAGCGAGCTGGGGGATTGCTAACCCCGGGGGTTGTCCAGCTCAGCAGTGCCAAGCACCTGGTCCTCTCCTGGCTCCACTTGGCATGTGGGCCTGAGGATTCAGCTCAGCAGAGGATGCTGTCGGTAGCTGTCGATTTGGGTGTGACTCCGCTTCCCGTCGCGTCGGCCTTATGCATGTTGCTGTTGCTGTTTGTGTCACAACCACGATCTCCGTGCACATCCGCCATTCCCGGGCAAACCCATCCTCTAGCAAAGAGCTGAGTCGGCTTCtccatctcctgccccagcccctgcttgCCCAGAGATCCTAGGGTCTGCAGAGGCCATGGGCCCAGCTCAGCCTTTCAGCCCCTCCGACCCAGCCTGCGTTGCCTCACTTTTGTCAGCcacacagagcagggagtggCTGAGCCAACACCAGCTctgcggggcaggggagggggtgttgtgtttgggtctaaggctgggtctacactacccgcctgaatcggcgggtagaaatcgacctctcggggatcgatgtatcgcgtcccgttgggacgcgacaatcgatccccgaatcgacgctcttactccaccagc
The sequence above is drawn from the Trachemys scripta elegans isolate TJP31775 chromosome 17, CAS_Tse_1.0, whole genome shotgun sequence genome and encodes:
- the ALAD gene encoding delta-aminolevulinic acid dehydratase; this encodes MQAQSVLHSGYFHPVLRSWQTSATAFDASNLIYPIFVTDSPDAVEPIASLPGQARYGVNKLEGMLRPLVDEGLKCVLIFGVPTKVPKDERGSAADVENTPAIQAIKKIRSSFPELLIACDVCLCPYTSHGHCGILRKDGTIQNEASCQRLAEVSLAYAKAGCHIVAPSDMMDGRVAAMKEALISNNMGNKVSVMSYSAKFASCFYGPFRDAALSKPAFGDRRCYQLPPGARGLALRAVDRDVQEGADMLMVKPGMPYLDLVRDVKAKHPTHPLAVYHVSGEFAMLWHGAQAGAFNLKAAVMEVMTGFRRAGADIIITYYVPQLLKWLKEEQA